tgtgtgtgtgtgtgcaggtgaacGCTAACGGCAGTGTGATGAGCAGTGATATCGTGGGCAGCATCAAACTCAAGACGATGCTCTCAGGGATGCCGGAGCTCCGGCTGGGTCTCAACGACCGCATGGTGTTCGCCCTCACCGGCCGTAAGAACCGAGATTACACTGTTTGAGTGATGAACTGATGAAGAGGATCGGTCCTGctaacacgtgtgtgtgtgtgtgtgtgtgcaggagacaAAGGGAAGTCCGTGGCTATGGAGGATGTGAAGTTTCATCAGTGTGTTCGTCTGTCGCGGTTCGAGAGTGACAGAACCATCTCCTTCATCCCACCTGACGGAGAGTCTGAGCTCATGTCGTACCGGATCAACACACACGTAAGAACCAGCCGTACGAACACGTCTGTTACACAACCGCAGTCACGAACAGATTGAAGAAAGACTAACCGTGATACTTGAGATGTTACAGACAGCTGGTTGTTGACTACGGTTCTGTTCCTACAGCACACAATAACCGGACTCATGATCATTTAGAGAAGCTGAACAGCTTTATCTGTTCATAACTGAACGGGGTATGATCAGGACTGAACTTAGTCCTGACGGTATTGTTGTTTTAGATCTTACAACTAGTCCATAAAATAAACCGTGTGAGTTCTGGAGAAGATCTGCAGCCGATGTGTGTCTCTCTGTTCACTTCTCCATCTCTGGTCTGCAGGTGAAGCCGCTCATTTGGATCGAGTCTGTTATCGAGAAGTTCTCTCACAGTCGGGTGGAGATCATGGTGAAGGTTTGTGAGCAAGACTTTCTTCATTACTCCACACAGGACACATGTCGTGTCTAAATCTACAGCTTTAGAGTCATTGTTCAGTATGtatcagggctggactgggacaaaaaatcagcCCTGGACTTCATCcagaacacacacgcacacacacacacacacacacacacacacacactacatgtcaatacatacattaatctgcatgtaaaattactgattagaATTTATTTACTatcaaactcaaaaaaaaaactattaaaataataaacaaagaaaatgctAATGATTTTATCAGGCTTTATTGTAAATATCTAAAGGTCTTAATTTATGTGCTTATTGTTATAACAGAAATATTAATGCTTAGGGTACACAATTTCTGCTGTAACTATATTTCATGAGCTGCAACatcacacttgttttttttttatattaatttacacaaaTTACCTCGCACCTGTTGGCTGCTTATAGTAGTATTAAGACCACTGATCTACAGTAAACGTGATTTATAAAGACCACTgatctacaataaaataaaagagtaatTAAGACAAAGACCATTGTGTAgtgatttgttttaaattttttcaaaATCCATGAAGTAGACTGGCTTATGTATTTAAATGCAGAGCTCAATGCTAGGGTTCAAATTGTACTTGCcctgccaaaaataaatacataaatgctattgttttctttgtaattaattattaattaattattacgtTCAAACATTACTGGAGACAAGtgaacagtcagtaataaaataagaaaaaaatatcataaatagCACCATTTTCAGGTACAGATATcgcataatcaaatgtaaaatacttcacttaacacacacacacacacacacacacacacacacacacacacacacacatatatatctataGCAGTGAGttatttctctttgtcttttgttcaCAGACACAGACCAACGGTAGGTATAAGGCTTCTGCCTGGCACTtcaagggatttttttttctcaattgattacaaattgaaaaaatatatctcaCATAAATGCTGTAAACATAGAGACATAGAGCATTAGCTGGTATTATtaaaggttaaaaataaataaaaaaatataatgcagttttcattataataacaattatttaatgacaggtgaaaatataataaatatgtactaTAGTGCACATATTTAGCAAAATACTCCTTTCTTATGGTTATTTTTCTCAACTAACCTGCTATGGTCTTTAAATGGCTTTCTTGAGGTAAATGTAACGTTCTGTGACATAATTGTTCTCCTGCTGTTTTATTGATGATCGATCGATATTATTTATGAGGCATATATACCTTTCGGTAAATTGTACTGTATCTTTAAACACAAAGTAACAGATGATCGGTTTACTTGAACTGAGGCGCTAAAGCGATCTGTCACGTCACATTTTCTAGCGCCAAAATGGTATTGtctgaattttgtaataaaatggacAGAACCTGAGAGCTGagaattttaaatgtcatttatgtaGATCAGTGAGTGGTGGCATATTACAGCTGGAATATCCTAACTTTTTGAAACGCATCAGTGCAGTAGTAGCCGACGTGTATCATTTCGTTGCACATCATCACACCGCTGCAGTTGCAAAGCGGCCGCTTTTCAAGGCTagaacttgattctgattggccaatgctcaGTGAACACGTCACGTGTGCTCATCACACTGTGTAAGTCTCTAGGCAGAGTTTTCTTATCCAAAACAGAAGGATTATCCAGATTTGTGAACCCTTCCCTGTCTTTAGCTGTAGATAATCACACCTCCAGAAATATAGATAAGATTTTCCTTGATTTTATTTGGAGCAATAAATCTCACAAATTGAAGAAATATGTTATAGCAAACAAAAGGAGTGATGGGGGTCTTGAATTTTGATAATactaacaatacatttaaaattaattggtAAAAAGATGTTTGCTTGGGTCAGATTCTTTGTGGTATTTTATTCCTATTAATATATTTAAGAGGCTTGGTGGCCTCTCTTTTTTGATGAAATGCAACTACTCTACTGGTAAATTACCTATTAAATTGGCTAGATTTCATCAACAAGCAAACTGGCTAACAACTTTCCCCCCCACAAAGCCATATTATGGATTCTAATGGTGATTTGTTATCTTATAAATGCTTTATGAATATCCATCAATGTCCCGTTCCGTTTAAAGAATGTAACTCCGTTATAAAGGCGATTCCTGCTGGTTTAATGTGTCTAATGAAAGCTTCATTAAAGAGTCATGCACAAAACAACTCTCGCAGTTATGTTTGGGAGGTCTTTCGCTTTTAAGTAAAgaatgtaataatacatttattcgtCAACTTTCTCAATCTCGAAACTCAATTTCTCCAAAAGGGAAGTTTTTTTTGGGTTCTAAAATAGCTAATATTAATTGGAggaaaacatggttattaccaGATAAGTACTGTATACCGAATATAATATGAAAGAAGTGCACTTTAAAATTCTACGTAATATATACCCTTGCAATGCATTCGTGTCTAAATTTTGTGATGTAGCTGATATATGTACCTTCTGTAAAAAAGAGAGTGAAGACAGTTGCCATTTATTTTTCTCATGTAATGTTTCATCACTTTTCTGGAAAGATTTGAGTGTCTACTGTTTTTCTAAAGTTTAAAAGGaattgtaatttactcattaagaaTGTTGTTTGTTCTCCTGGTAGTCCCGATGGCCAGTACATgcctgatatatatgtatataatgtatgtgtgtgatccgctcactctctctctctttatttcagGCTAAAGGGCAGTTTAAAAAGCAGTCCGTGGCTAATAATGTGGAGATCCGTGTGCCGGTGGCAAGCGATGCGGACTCTCCCAAGTTCAAAACCAGCACCGGTCACGCTAAATACGTTCCTGAGAAGAACCTGGTGGTGTGGAGCATTAAATCCTTCCCGGTGAGAGAGTGATTACAGACAGTGCCTAGAGAACGTAATCACTGATGTGTTTCTGACTCTCTTACGCTGTGATCTGTGCTGAATCTGTACATCTGAGCTCTGGTGTGGTCCACAGGGAGGAAAGGAGTTTCTGATGCGTGCACACTTCTGTCTGCCGAGTGTAGAGAACGACGAGCTCGAGGGAAGACCTCCGATCACCGTCAAGTTTGAGATCCCGTATTTCACCGTGTCTGGCATTCAGGTGACTTCACATGTGTTCCCATCCACCATCACCCTGTTTACACTAGTGTCATCGTGTTAAAGATCTGAAGTGAGAGTGTGTGATCAGTTCTGCAACTCATGTCAGATCTGTTCAATTCAATGAAAGGTGCggtacatgaagatcattgagaAGAGCGGCTATCAGGCTCTGCCGTGGGTCCGCTACATCACTCAAAGCGGAGGTGAGCGCCGGTTTACACACATTTAACAAGCCAGGGATTTTTATATGGTTTATATTTGATTAGGCTTTCTAATTCATACAAACAGGCAACCATGTAAAACATGCATATTTTCAatcatttaaaggggtcctattatgctctttttaCAATCAAGTCTTGATTCGAAGAgcaaattatttttcacatattggTCAGCTGGCACGGCGTGCGCGccgtgattggtcagctgggatgGCGTGCGCGccgtgattggtcagctgggatgGCGTGCGCGccgtgattggtcagctgggatgGCGTGCGCGccgtgattggtcagctgggacgGTGTGCGCGccgtgattggtcagctgggacgGTGTGCGCGccgtgattggtcagctgggacgGTGTGCGCGccgtgattggtcagctgggacgGTGTGCGCGccgtgattggtcagctgggccggCGTGCGCGccgtgattggtcagctgggacgGTGTGCGCGccgtgattggtcagctgggacgGCGTGCGCGctatgattggtcagctgggacgGCGTGcgcgctgtgattggtcagctgggacgGCGTGCGCGctatgattggtcagctgggacgGCGTGcgcgctgtgattggtcagctgggacgGCGTGcgcgctgtgattggtcagctgggacgGCGTGCGCGCTGTGATTGGTCACCTGGGACGGTGTCACAGATCCCGGAAGATATGCGTTGTTGTCCAAAGGAGTCGTTCATCGTAGTTTTTGAAAAGAGATTTCtgttaaaaaaactgaattttttttttctttggcctaatggttagagagtcgggactcccaatcgaagggttgtgagttcgagtcccgggccggcaggaattgtgggtggggggagtgcatgtacagttctctctccaccttcaataccacgacttaggtgcccttgagcaaggcattgaacccccaactgctccccgggcgccgcagcataaatgatgaacactgctccgggtgtgtgctcacagtgtgtgtgtgtgtgttcactgctctgtgtgtgtgcacttcggatgggttaaacgcagagcacgaattctgagtatgggtccccatacttggctgaatgtcactttcactttcacttaaataaaatatctccttttgaaatGGACTTCAAGCTTTGTCAATTTACAGACCTTTTTTATGCTCAATCGGCAACATCACAGACTAactaaaagtgaaaaagcataatagcaccccTTTAAACTAAATATGTagacaaaaacacactaaatgaaattaaaaaaataatgtagagaaaggaaaaaaagggCTGTATCCATACTTTTCCTGCCTTGCCTCATAATTACAACATAGaacaaattgcaaaaaaaagaaaacactaagAAGTCTCCATCTCTAACAAAGAATGTTTTATAAAAGACTGTGTGTTGGGCAGTGCAGCAGATCAGGAGATGATGGGGTtaattatcatcatttattcatatcTGCATGTGTTTTCAGATTACCAGCTGAGGACAAACAGCTAAAGACTGCAGCTGAGAACTGCACAGCAAGTTTTTGGAGGAATTTTATgaaatgtttctgtatttttagTTGATTTTATCCTGTCAGAATTTCAAAAGCTTATTGTATAAATTGAAGTTGAATAGAAGCAAACTCAGCATTTCAATCACAATGTATTTTCAAGTGCTTTTTGCACCAAATCATGGAATATGTTGTCAATCATTtctgtttaatattaataataaattgaatATCATATCAATATATTTGTCCTGAAATTACTGCTATATACCTGTTTATCATTCCTGATGACTATATGATATGAATGTGTGTCATGCGcgacggctctctctctctctctctctctctctctctctctctctctctctctctctctctctctcagtaaaTGATCGCAACTGTTTACAAACAAACCTCAAATCGCACGCCTTCTGCGCTCTACTTCCTCATTGGTCGCTGGCTATCAGCACTCCTCCCTTTTATCCAATTATGGCAGCCGCGTTGCTGTGTGTGAGCGCTGATTGGCTGCGGCGCTGTTGTCGTTTATTTCTGATTGTTTTGACGGATTCGAGTAAACAGATAAACGGCTAACGGTCGCTCATCCACGGACTCGACGGAGAGACACACGGTAAGCACTTCACATGCTGTTCGTGCTGAATGAGAGTGGAGAGGTTCGCGCGGATGAGGAAGTGCTCCGGAGGATGGGTGTGGACGGGCTCGGCTGCGGGAGGAGCCTCGGTGCGGGGGGTGCTGCAGGATCACCGGGGGGACCCCGACACGCTCAATGAGTTCGGGAAAACCGCGCTGCAggtcaagagtgtgtgtgtgtgtgtgctgcaggtgatgatgtggtgtgtgtgtgtgtgctgcaggtgatgatgtggtgtgtgtgtgtgtgtgtgtgtgtgtgtgtgtgtgtgctgcaggtgaagtgtgtgtgtgtgtgtgctgcatgtgatgatgtggtgtgtgtgtgtgtgtgctgcaggtgaagtgtgtgtgtgtgtgtgtgtgctgcaggtgatgatgtggtgtgtgtgtgtgtgtgtgtgtgtgtgctgcaggtgatgatgtggtgtgtgtgtgtgtgtgtgtgtgtgtgctgcaggtgatgatgtggtgtgtgtgtgtgtgtgtgtgtgtgtgtgctgcaggtgatgatgtggtgtgtgtgtgtgtgtgtgtgtgtgctgcaggtgaagtgtgtgtgtgtgctgcaggtgatgatgtggtgtgtgtgtgtgtgtgtgctgcaggtgatgatgtggtgtgtgtgtgtgtgtgtgctgcaggtgaagtgtgtgtgtgtgctgcaggtgatgatgtggtgtgtgtgtgtgtgtgtgctgcaggtgaagtgtgtgtgtgtgctgcaggtgatgatgtggtgtgtgtgtgtgtgtgtgtgtgctgcaggtgatgatgtggtgtgtgtgtgtgtgtgtgctgcaggtgaagtgtgtgtgtgtgctgcaggtgatgatgtggtgtgtgtgtgtgtgtgtgctgcaggtgaagtgtgtgtgtgtgctgcaggtgatgatgtggtgtgtgtgtgtgtgtgtgtgtgctgcaggtgatgatgtggtgtgtgtgtgtgtgtgtgtgtgtgctgcaggtgaagtgtgtgtgtgtgctgcaggtgatgatgtggtgtgtgtgtgtgtgtgtgtgtgctgcaggtgatgatgtggtgtgtgtgtgtgtgtgtgctgcaggtgaagtgtgtgtgtgtgctgcaggtgatgatgtggtgtgtgtgtgtgtgtgtgctgcaggtgaTGATGTGACACACTGAGGGTTCTGGTGGAGCACGGGGCCTCTGTTAGCGTCCCTGACCACAGCGGAGCCCTGTCCCTCCACACGGCCGTCCCCGAGggccacagggatgtggtggagcACCGGGCCCTGCTCTCTGACCTGGGGTCACCGCTCTGGATGCTCGCGCTCTGGAGATGGAGGAGCTGTTCAAGCGTCTGATGGGAACCAGTTCACACTGAAGAACTGTACATTTCGcttcatgtgtttgtgagtgctcGGTGCTCATCAGCAGGATGTGTTTATAATGATCTGGATGTTGAGAGGAATGTTTCCGGGACGGCTCTCCTCCAGCGGCTCTGCAGGAACACCTGTAAATAACACTTTCTTTAGTAtcttacaaaacatttctgtgCAGAAACTTGAACTGTTAAGTTTTATTCTGGTAAAATTATTTCACTGATGAATTCTCGCTTTCTGTGTAAGTTTGGTAGGACTGTTTTGCGGGTTTAACTACTCCTGCCGCAGATGAGCTGAAGATGACCCTCGACACAGGACTATGTGCCTCTGTTCAAGACTAACATTGTGTTGTGACAGAGCCTCGCTTTGAGCAGAAACTCTGCTTTTCTGGGCGTTTTACAGCTCTGAGAGGACACGGACACAATGGAGGTTTTGTTTGATCGCTGCATTCAGGCCAAAACCTGAATCTGCTGCAGGATATCAGTGTTTCAGGCCAGTTTGTTATTTTAATGAGTGATTCTCTGTAACACATGAGTGAGTTCTAGAGGTCTGCAGCAGTACAGGATCAGACTAACACCtgttatatacaggtgctggtcatataattagaatatcatcaaaaagttgatttatttcactaacttatacattatattcattcattacacacagactgatatatttcaattgtttatttcttttaattttgatgattataactgacaactaaggaaaatcccaaattcagtctctcagaaaattagaatattgtgaaaaggttcaatattgaagacacctggtgccacactctaatcagctaattaactcaaacacctgcaaagcctttggtctctcagtctagttctgtaatctacacaatcatggggaagacaaaagccattcaaaaatgtggtggagcttcacaaagagtggactgcagctggagtcagtgcttcaagaaccactacagtgt
This is a stretch of genomic DNA from Carassius carassius chromosome 10, fCarCar2.1, whole genome shotgun sequence. It encodes these proteins:
- the ap1m2 gene encoding AP-1 complex subunit mu-2 isoform X2; translation: MSASAVFVLDLKGKVLICRNYKGDVDMSEIDHFFTLLMQQEEEGLLRPVMSHGSVHFLWIKHSNLYLVATTNKNSNASLVYAFLYKLVEVFTEYFKELEEESIQDNFVVVYELLDELMDFGFPQTTDSKILQEYITQQGNKLEVAKTKVPTTVTNAVSWRSEGIKYKKNEVFIDVIESINVLVNANGSVMSSDIVGSIKLKTMLSGMPELRLGLNDRMVFALTGRDKGKSVAMEDVKFHQCVRLSRFESDRTISFIPPDGESELMSYRINTHVKPLIWIESVIEKFSHSRVEIMVKAKGQFKKQSVANNVEIRVPVASDADSPKFKTSTGHAKYVPEKNLVVWSIKSFPGGKEFLMRAHFCLPSVENDELEGRPPITVKFEIPYFTVSGIQVRYMKIIEKSGYQALPWVRYITQSGDYQLRTNS
- the ap1m2 gene encoding AP-1 complex subunit mu-2 isoform X1 is translated as MWLDAALYRGSSAVTWSLSIVYLALRDVTAQEKELVIEVLICRNYKGDVDMSEIDHFFTLLMQQEEEGLLRPVMSHGSVHFLWIKHSNLYLVATTNKNSNASLVYAFLYKLVEVFTEYFKELEEESIQDNFVVVYELLDELMDFGFPQTTDSKILQEYITQQGNKLEVAKTKVPTTVTNAVSWRSEGIKYKKNEVFIDVIESINVLVNANGSVMSSDIVGSIKLKTMLSGMPELRLGLNDRMVFALTGRDKGKSVAMEDVKFHQCVRLSRFESDRTISFIPPDGESELMSYRINTHVKPLIWIESVIEKFSHSRVEIMVKAKGQFKKQSVANNVEIRVPVASDADSPKFKTSTGHAKYVPEKNLVVWSIKSFPGGKEFLMRAHFCLPSVENDELEGRPPITVKFEIPYFTVSGIQVRYMKIIEKSGYQALPWVRYITQSGDYQLRTNS